The genomic window TCTATCTTTTACACACCTTTTTACAGTCTGTGTTGTTCAAAAAATGCTGATGTGGTTATGCACTTGAACGTCTCTTATGcacattatttatttcttgCCCTTAGAGGAATACACGTGCTGCCCTCGTGTGGCCAAACCGTGAAATTCCAGTctatatttaaaagtgcactatgcaacttttctgatgaagagtCAGTAAAGtatgtcacctacttgtctccaaacaccaggccatgttacaggcaGAGGTGTGGAGAGATGatccactcactgtaagaatgtatgtttttcaaggtatttttgagcaattaaaacacctgcaattgaatacaTAATCATAGGAGCTGAATGCATGAATTTACTCAAAAAAAGCTGGATGAGTCCCCACTTTGGACTGCCAGATACAGTTCAAACGTGCTGGCAAAAAACCTAAAACGACTCTCAGCATCTGTCATCAATAAAGTGTGTATATTGAACTTTCAAATAAGGCATGGCATGTCCAAATAAACAGTGAATGAGTTGTTAatattgttgtttatgtgttagattgtgtttatagttttaaaacCAATGCAGCACATGTTACAACTACATGCACTTAAGTACTTCTGAAAATGATTATAAACCTTGTTAGCATTTGTTTTCTGCCTTCTTGCTTTTCAGTCATGCAATAACTATAAGATGTGCAGGCCTATAAGTGGTACTTCACTTGTGGGCTAATTTCAGTGTATGATCGCCTAAATTGGATTTGAGTTTGACCTGGAGCAAAGCCACAGGTTCCTTGTAGGGGTTACCAGGTCAGTGACCAGAGGAGGAGTTATGTGAGAAGGCCTCAACACATGACTAAGCTACAATAGTTTTAAAGCCTATAGTTGTGAGATTGCGTGCGTAGAGACAACAGATTTCTTAGATTACTCCATAAAActccataaaataaacaaaggacAACCTATTGCTTTTATTGCCTCTGACATAATTGGATGGCTATCAGTTTAACAGCATGCTGAAGACGAGTTATGTCACTGGTTAAGGTGTGTCTCGTGTCTGCCATCACGGGGAATAGTTCTGTAGCATTAGTGCATTTATGGTGCGTTACTGCAGACAGTGGTTCCAAAGCATGACATCATTGAAACTGGATGCCCCACTTACACCAATTATACCTGAcatgctctctctgctctcagctttctctctccctccctgtgtctACATCTCTGCATCCACAATTGGTCACTAATATTTCAAATagcctaacacacacacacaagactcTGTAATGTTTTCCTATTGCCATCAGGACATTTTCTTATCATACTTGGACGGTTAATTGTTAATAGGCTTACATCTGGACGTTTTCTTTTACGcttattaaataaaacacaacaaaacaacaaatcaaactgAACCAAGGTCAATAAATGAAGTTCCATAAAGTTCAGTTACAATAGGTTGGACAGGGTGATGGAAAGTAACTATTGCCATTGATATCCATGACCTTCAACACCATTATCTTCTGTAAAACCGAATTTACACAGTGTTCCTCATTATAATTAACTATTAACTACTACTTTTGGTACTTTCACTATTCATTAACTGTTCCCATTCACTATTACCATGGTGCATTGCTGACATGTGGGTTACTTCTACCACACAGTACAAGAGGCAATGGCAGAGTGTACAGCCTGCAGATTACAGGCTCGACCGcttaatataaaaatactacAAGTAAACAGTACAGTCAATGTGGCTTTAATTAAGTCCCTCCTCTTTTAGtaaaacacatgacatcatcGCGTACTTCAGCCAATCTCCGCTGAGCTCGCGCAGACCGGAGCCTCAGTCCGTGCTCGTGCAGTTTACCAGGCAtctgcgtgtgtgcatgtgtgtgagagtgCGTGTGTGAATGCGAACAacttattattatgtatttttatattcttttaaaacacatttcatttgttGTGTAGTGTAATCAAGCCGGGCCGGGGGTGAGTTAGTGCGCAACGGAAAgagaaagactttttttttttcctcaattaCGCAGCTACCAAAATAAGTTCCCTACGTTTATGTCTTAAGTGCGCAGAATTCTGATACAGTATAACATTGTGTCGAGGCTCATAGATGCTCACGGGGTCATCTTCGGAGGCTGTCAGCGTTTACCAGTGCCTTTTAAATGCCGTTCATGTCTGTGGTGTTGTAGACTACAGCTtgtaacagcagcagtaacGCGTAATAACAGCCATACACACTGAAACAATGTTAAAGACTCTGACCAAGAAGCTAAGAAGACACTCACTCAATGAAATACACCCTTTTCAACTAAAGGTAAGTTTGGACCACTTTTTCTGATGTGTTGTAGTAGCCTTTTGTTGTAGTAAtaggcctagtagtagtagtagtagtagtagtagtagtagcagcagcctagtagtagtagtaaactattccaacaacaacagtagtAGTGACATAGTAATAGTATAATAGTATAACTAAGATGTCCTTAACCATAGAAGGCAGAGTTGACAAGGAGGTTGTTTGTGAAAAGTGTGGCTTTACTTTTGTCTTGTGACTCAACTGCATTTGTAGGCCAGTTCTCTCTGATGTTGCTTAAGTGGGCCTAAAATTAGTTCATATACTTTATCTTTCACGCCATGGCACTGGTTGATATTGCGCTTAAGCTTATCCTACTATCTTACATTTTGACATCCAGGAAGTATGCCTTGTTTGTTGATATTTTCTGGTTGCAAGTACTTCCAACCATTCATTACAGAGTTACAGGGGGAATTTAGGTCTTCATTGGTTATAGGACTTTGCCAGATGTTTACTGTAAGAAACCGGAGAGGCAAATTGCTGCATAAAACTCCAGCAAGCATTTGGCAGTGGTAACATATCACATACTCATTGATCTGTAAACTAAACTTGTGCCTTTATTTTTAAGCCAAAAGCTACAGAGCAAATTCTTGCTTTGGAAAACTGTTGAGATAAAAGTTTTGCATTACTTAAAGGATGTACAACTCCTGCAAAATTATccactatgaaaaaagtgctccTCAATTGTTACTGCTTAATACCCCCTTTTCACCGAGGAGAGGGGTGAATTGTATCCAGGCATGGGTCACTAACTTGCTCCATCCAGAAAACTATTGTGCGTCAACCAACTGTATAGTCgcatggcagccattttgtgccAAAGTGGTCCCCCTTTCAAAGGCCTGGCTGAAGATACAGGGGGAAAGTGTGCCATCCCTATTGTCTGCAGTGCTCTTATTTGGTGCTGTGGTCAATGGCGGGGTTCCATCTTGTTAGGGTGATCAGTGAAGTGAGTGCATCTCTCTGGGTTACGGGTCAAGATCTGCTGGAGTTACACCCACTATTACTGAGGCAACTGATTCCCACACAAATTATATGATTGTGAATGTTATCACCGAGGCAGATGGAATGGTGGGTTACAGGCTTGTCAACTGAGCATCGATGGCCATGATAAGCCATCTGATCAATTCAATAGATTAAACAGTAACTTGTTCCGGATTTAATTCTGTTTAGCACAAAACGTAGATGTCCTTAAAAGTCTTTTGTTTACCTTATAAATGTCAAGCTGAGTAACTTTCCCTCATTCCCGGCATGTGGTACAGCATGGTACTACTAGTCTGAAATGTATAAATTACTGCTTAAATCACATTTTGATGTAACGTTGTCACAAAGTCAAGTGCAAGTGTTACTGTTCTATAccagacctgtcatgataattactatatcgtttagtatatgaaagctggaacaatatacttttggagtcaatatttactgcgagtactttttctttgcaaaactggggagatttggggtatttttattCTAATACGAtacgatttgagctgtggagaggtgaattAGCCATTTTATAGCTAATTATGTGTACATTCTgctatttgttgcagctcatgtcttttaatgaaacagtattcaaaatggtttactggTTTTATCTTACATTATTTCAATCTTAACTactggcataaagtagtttcagtattattgtttattgcaatattttctgTAGCaaatatcatgcttcaaaatgtgttatcgagaCAGGTCTATACTATACTGGATTTCTCTGCGAGTATTTTACAGGCCCAAAATTGTGTTGGATTGTGGCCATGCATATGATTTTGACTTTGTTCACAGTTTAGACTTCAGAACCATTTATGTATCTATTGATCATTTACAATTCTCAGCTCCCACTATGCCTATTAATAAACCTCAACGGGGTTTCCAGCAGTGTTGCTCAAGTTTGGTAACAAGCCAAAGCTGAGATGTTTATTcagaattatattattattatcattatattaaCAGTTGCAGAAAAAGCAGTATCTAGTTCAACTTTGTGTCTGTATGTCAGCGTGGAAGGGAGATACCTATGTGGCTGAACTGGCTAATGTGGGAGAGTGTACACGGTGACATTGCCATTGATCCAGCTTAGCAAGCGGCTCAGAGACAGTGCACTGACAAGGATTTCATTCAGCTCATcttgacacacaaacactccgGTCTTTGTCCATGTCAGGCTGCAACACAGTTTTACGACTTTAATGATGTGGCATCGCATCATGTGACCTTTATCACACAATTTCTGCTTGTGTTTTATAACCTCCTCCGTGGGCTGAATAACAAGACGCGTAGTGGACATTTGTATCATTGTTGAttgttttgtaactttttttattgcaaaattaTTCACATCCAAATTGTTTTGCAAAAAggagtctgttattaatatcattttgttcttgttgctgtagACTGTGTTTTCTTAAGAATGATAACGTCAGTGGTGTGAATGTGGCTGATCCTGATTGGACGTTCTAGTTGGCATTAGTTTCGACAAAACTCTTTGTTTTGAGTCCACTTGTTTTTACAGTTGTCTAATCGGTTTTAAACAAGCTAAAGGTTTGGTTATACaactaaatattaaaacttGGCTCAAAGTTAAAGCACAGACCCAGGACATAAACAGTGGAGATGTTTTCCTGCCCTCTAATGCTTCCTGACATCAAAGTAAAGGCCCCTCAGACTGTCTTCAGTGAAGCATGGTTAAACTAATACCATATATTTAGATGTAAAACATTCTCTGTCCTTCCTAACCTAATCATACTGTAACCATTATTTGGAGTATTGTTGGAGCAGAGTTGAGTAATAGTAGAGTTACATCTACTCAGTTAGTAGTAAATACTTTAGtaagaaattgtacttctctGAGTAGTTTTTAGACTGCATTATACTCCGTCTTGACTAAAGTTTAGTTTAAATTACTCtcttttactcttatttgagtaaaggttttggttactcttcccactgtgtgTTGAGCTATCTATagtcacaattattattatattgatcatattaaattatttgaacattttgtgtttctcGCACCGCTTCttcatgatttagtttttcttatgtttgtggtctatcctttgaaaataccagataaCATCGTTTATGGTTTTGTCCTTCcaaataaatcagatgttgtgGCCAGACAGTTACTGTTAGAAGTAGCAGCTTCCCcaaattactcttacttaagtcaTTTCGTGGATGACTTCTTTGTACTTTCCCTTGAgtagtattattttaaagtaaaattactcttatttgagtacattttttggctactctacccacttcTGTGTAGGAGTctgaaagctgcaaatgtaacATACTGGAGCACAGTTGTGAAGTTCTTATCTGTATCACTCGAAGTTCTGTGGTGTCAAGTGCACCAGCGTATACATGCCACTGGCAGGAGAGATTCCTTGCATTCTGATATAATGTATGAGCCATAAATCACAATGGCATCTCAGAGGATCGTCTCTCCTTGAGGTTTACATTTCCTCGAAAACATCTACTCCATCTCAACTGCACTACTGACTCCTACATTAAAACATCAATGATATTTATGTAACTCTACATTATATTACATGATATACTTTTATACGACTGAGGGTTAGGGGTTATTAGCAAATCATTGTACTCTGTTTGCACTCAATCCAATTCCAAAGAAGATACAGGATATGAGGTCACAGCCATAGCAACGTTTATACAAAGTAGTAAAACTCCCATCAAGTCAGCTGGGGATTTTCAGGGTGGCTTGTATTTCATAACATTTGCATATAGTggtttatcacatttttttatcatatttttatttttttacataaatcttgcataaaagtataaaatatttgGCCATTGTGGTAAAGTATAAAACCATGTCTTGTTCTGACTCTGGATGCCCTTAGTAGTTTGAGACTCACTGAAGACTTCAGCAGCCTGTGTCCTCCTGCAGAACTACACATGTTTTACATTTGTCTTGATCTCCAATTCATCAGCACAGACCTTTGAGTCGGCCCGAGGGGAAGGAGAGGCGAAATCATTACTGTCAGACCCTGTGTGATTGGAGGAACACTTGGCAATATTTGGGTCTATGCAGACAGACCGATCTCTATGTTTGCCTGCACTGGTTGGGTTGCTAGTCTGTGTGACTAGGAAAGATCTCGTGGCATAAGATCTCACAAGATAAAATTACCACAAGATTGTGCGGACGTGAGTAGAAGGATTTTTTcccagtgtgtttacatttggctcAGACAAGTGAGTGATGAGTAACATCTCTTGAGAAATTCTACTTCAAAAATAGTgctacaaaacaaataaaaaatcaaataaatccaAAATTATAAGGCCAAATAAAATAACTTTGCTGCACtatttatatactgtacattatGTTGCTCCAATCAATCAAAGACAATGATAATAATCCTAAAACACTAAATGCATAGTGAAGTGctttataatttatgtttttgtttgtgcctCATAAACATGTTTCAGATGCTGTGTGAGTGACAGCAAACTATGCAGTTAGGTCACTTAGATTAGAGGGTCTGATTGGGTTTTTTACATTACACATTGCACAGACTGACATAATAAAGGGCTTTGCgtgttatgtaaatgttttaacaaATGTAAGTTTTAACTTTTAGTTTGTCCTGTGAGTGCAGTAAGACAAAAGTATGATGTTTGAATGTTTAGAAACACTTTATTTAATGTTCTTTCAATAACATTTACCTTATTGTAAATAAGGTAACCATACATGTTTAAAGAGGCATCTGCACTATACCCCTAAGAACATtcatacttaaaatgtattgaaaagcTCTGAGAGCTTAGAGGCCACTGGCTCCCTTCTTGCTTTTTCTTGTCTTTTGGATGAGTACCCCCCTCCCACCCCCCAAAAGGAAGGAGGTGTGTGCGCTTGTGTGTATATGAGGGAGGACAGTGTGTGAAGCGTACAGCAGCACATGCACAGATGGCAGCTGCTCAGCGAGGCCTCACAGTGGTAATTACCCACACGAGGGGCATTACTTAACTCTTAGCGTGGCAGTCTGCAGGGTATCTGCATTGTTACGCCGGCTGCAGACGAGGAATTGATTttaatgagagagaggggcgagaTTGTGGGAACTGAAAGTTGTCAATACAATGAATGTGAGTATGTCAGTACTTTGTCACATTGGTTTGGTGCACAAGTGGTGAACAttagaataaaaaacaacatctgCTTTTTTGttcatagaaaaagaaaaacttgcTTTGAACACTACTGAAGTTGTTACCGTGACTTGCAAATATTGTCTAAGTTCTTTTGAACAAATTTACTTCAAATGAAATATAGATCTGTcaaatacttgtactttcttATTAACGTGTTTACTGTGAACAGTTGCCTGGCTTAAACAAATTGCTAGCTTCCACTTTTTTCGAGTTCAGATAAATAAACTGACATATTAAAAAACCTCTCATTGTTGTGTAGCCTCAGCCAGGATTttaatgaaaaacatttattcaatagCTGAGTCTTATTTTCTATCTGTGAACTCTGTCAGTAGTTTGTGGAGGTGCAGTGTTCCCTTACTGCCTGTACTGTAAGGGCTGCCCGGCTGGTGGACCATATGGCATATCTGACCTCCAGTATAATGTGTCTCCTACAGATTTCTTACCATGGCAGTGGCGAGGGCGGAGAAAGTGACGACTCTGAGGGTGAGAACCAGGAACTTGCACAAATTGACAGAGGTATGATGAACTAATCAGTCAGTGTATATGTACATGGTTaagaataatctaaataaatagaCCTAAATAATAGATATTCATAAGAGTAaactaaataaacagcagaagatTGTTTTCTGTGGTTTCTTAACTTTTTAGAACTACAGGAGGATGTCCATAAGTTTTCTATTTGTGAGAAACTAATGTAATGATGACTAGTGCCAATGCTGTGGTTTCAATTCTCAAAAAATGTAGCTGAAAGGGGAAACAGCTGACAACTGGAGACATTTAATACATGAAAGCAAATTTTAAAGTACAAATGACAACATCTTGTGTTCTGctgttttaaaacataataacaataacattttatgTCAAAATGTAGAGATCTTTTGTACGTATGTGGAGTTACTTTTTGTAACTGTaactttttctattaaaaaaacaaaacaaaaacagcttatGTTTTCCTATGACTCCCAGAGAGGCGGAGAAACTGCGCCCTCACTCCATTGGCCACCAGTCAGCAGCACAACCAGGGTCCTCTGTCTCCAGCTCGGCTACGGCGCCTTCGCCTCCTTCTAGATGCCAATCTGGACCGGCATTCCTCAGaagaagagctggagaggaTCAGCTGTGGCGACAACAGGAAGTGGGTGTCGGCTTTTCACGGACGTCATGGCGATCACCATAGCAGCGCATCTAGTGATGAGGAAGTGCGGGACCTGTGTGGATGTGGGTCTCCAGCTGGTAACAGAGCCCTGGAGCCCGGTGCCTGCCTGGCCACATCGCCCAGCCCCGTTCTGTTCAGCTCCAGCCCCCCGCGGACTCTCAAACCCCCCTCCATGAGGTTCCAACTGCAGGTGGTACAGCCCGTCACACGCCCCATCATCCTCACACACTTCGACCAGGCCGCACCATACAGGAAGTACCGACACAGTTATGGAGGGGAGCTGGGGAGGCCCAGTCTAGACCTGGAGAAGATGCAACAGGTGAGTCTCAAATGCAAACAAGCCCCACTTAACGAAGAAAACTGGAATAGTACTGGTCAAGATATATCCAGATAATCTGACCCAGAAACATATTATACCACACTGTTTTAAAGGTAACataaattgtgaaaaaatgtaagaaatattAATCACAAATGTAATTTGTGGATTCTCAAAGTTTGAAAACACTGTCACTAGTTGTTATAGTACATAAATCTTGAAGCCACTTTACACATACTTTTGTGCAAGTATTCAGAGCAGTTTTTGAGCGTGCTTTTGCTAAACCAATAATCTGCTGTAGGTATTTCTACAGGCCAGGGACATTTATTAGCTCATATATTACACTCTGCCAGTGTTTGTAGTGAAAACATTAAAGTACCAAACAGCAGATGAACCTTATGCTGCCCGCTGAACAAGGCAAACAGTTATGTTGGTCTGAGGATCTGTTCCAAAAATACAATGATGTCCCAGCAGTCTACCCGACTAGCCTCCGCACACGCACATGGCTCCCCAAATGTGCACGCTCTCACAGGCAAACAAAGTCATCCCTCTGCTCAGCCCGCTCGGCTGCACGGTGGTCTGCTGGACAGGGATGAAGGAGCACGGCAGATGTCCACCCTGCTTTCTCACAAAGACCAGTGAGTGTGGGACAGCGTAAGAGGGGTGGAGGCTCAAGGAGAGGATTAAATACACAATCAAAATGACAGCCAATCATAACAAGCCCCAATACTGATCATCTAAGCCAAAGATTATTGGCCCAGAGCGTATTGGGCAAGGCTGTGTGCAGAGGGTTTGGGGGTCCATATGTTCATAGGGTTTTATAGGGAGATGGCAGATGACAGGAGACAGCATTGAGAGGgtgaaaaaagaggaagagctgcagaggtcTCGGGTCCGCGTCTATCATCcggggcctgtgtgtgtgtgcgtgggctCATCCTCGTGTCTGCTCATTTGTTGCTGTATCAGTCTGCGAGGAACTCAGTCAAGTGGAATGGGAGGTGCACCAGAATACAATAGGGGGCCTACAGAGGTAGCAGCAGACTGCCCCAGTCTTCTATTAACCCTTTAACGGAGCACTTCCAGCTTCCCTTTTAAATCCGTTCCACAGAGCTCAGCATGAGCTGCAGCCGGGGGCATACGTTTATTTATCTCATAATTTCCTTAAAGGCTGGGTTAAAGGGTCAGTGGGTTGTTTTCTCTTAGTCTTCGATAATCCCTCATGCATGCTAATCCATGTCCAATCGCTCAGATGTGACATTGTCATTGTTTGCTAACCACCTGATAATAATTGAAGGGTAACAGTTTGTATGGCAGATGTCTGCTTAGCCTCAGCCAAGCATTTGGAAATATGTAAAATCCCTACATAAGGGTGTACTTTATTTATCTCATTGTATAACCACTGGCCTTATTATaagcaataataaaatatttattttgtcctCAACCTGTATTTTCAACTCTCCTTGTATTATATGGACATAAAGAGCCCAATCCCTTGTAAAACAGTCCATAAGCAGACAAGTCACAACTTGCCTTGCTTCACATAAATGTGACACTTGTGCCTGTGTGTTACCCCGCAGAGGCTGATAGCATATCTGTGCTGTGTGTTCAGCAGCCTATCTAGAATCAGCAGCCAAGTAGTCGTCCATCATATGAACTGATATAATCTAAacagctttttcttttttttttttgcccataGCCTTTATTGGACAGGACAgatgtaatttcattttttttttttttttacatttatttagttgtttatttatttcaaccagattaatgaacacatgTATCCAATACACTCAatatatatttcactttttttttttcttatttaagctcaaaaaggagagggaagaagaaaatgtattaaatctcACCCCGTCTTCCATTAGAACATGAAATAATTGCTTTGTTTGAGCTTCCTTTTCAGttgaacaaaaaaactaaatatataaattcattAAATTCATGACAATAACTGCAGCAAAaggtcactgacacttttagaTTTACAGTATTACTATAAGTAACATTAGGcatatttaaattacaaaagaaagaaaaacataccaaCAAGAACACCAGCAATGGTAAGGAAACAGTAATCATAATCATGTAATCAtgaaaggggagaggggagcGACATTCAGCAAATAGCTACTTTGAGCTGTGCATCAGTCTCACATTGTTGAGGCCAGAAAAGTTCTCAGCATTTGTGCTACAGCCAAGACTTATGGAGCTCAATGAagtgtaaaaattatattgaaacaaagaaaaaaaaaatcaatatgccAAAATGGCTTTAGAAAGATGATAATGACTCTAAAGTTGGTTTCATTCTCGTTTGCTGGCTGCTGGGCTTCAGCCCACTGGATTGTAAAGATAAAACAGATATAGGCCTTGGCAGGAGGTGGGCAAAAAAGCAAGTGCACACCAGCTCACTGCCACATCATAACAGTGGGAGAGTAGAGTTTCCATTCTTTTCTGTGCTCCCTTCCCCCTTAGAAGCCAGCCACCCAAGCCAAGACAATTCGATGATTGTGTGGTCCCTCCACCCCCACTGCTTTTTGAGAATAGTTGAACTGCGTCAACATGGTGGGGAGTGGGAGACAGGATATTGCATAACTTTTATTGACTGGTCGTTTAGGTTCATAAGAAGGCTGGATTTGGCTCACTTCCTGCATCCTAAATTGGTGTGAATGGGCCGAAAGTGTTAGAGTGACTGTTTAAGATAACAGCCTCAGGTAGAGTCAATATTCACCTTTATGTAGGAGGTGCAGAACACATGCACATTACttaattataatattgttctATTATGCTTCCCACAGAAAATGCTCCTTAAGAAGA from Periophthalmus magnuspinnatus isolate fPerMag1 chromosome 22, fPerMag1.2.pri, whole genome shotgun sequence includes these protein-coding regions:
- the si:dkey-16j16.4 gene encoding uncharacterized protein si:dkey-16j16.4 isoform X2, with the translated sequence MNISYHGSGEGGESDDSEGENQELAQIDRERRRNCALTPLATSQQHNQGPLSPARLRRLRLLLDANLDRHSSEEELERISCGDNRKWVSAFHGRHGDHHSSASSDEEVRDLCGCGSPAGNRALEPGACLATSPSPVLFSSSPPRTLKPPSMRFQLQVVQPVTRPIILTHFDQAAPYRKYRHSYGGELGRPSLDLEKMQQKMLLKKNCGGKTRTIKIRWGLGGLERVVEQARAFWHRAEHSRRTRSVNLTSSSRPPPRYTYDPSIFAFRSLSTVPPCSPLNSSEDPPCS
- the si:dkey-16j16.4 gene encoding uncharacterized protein si:dkey-16j16.4 isoform X1, with the protein product MLKTLTKKLRRHSLNEIHPFQLKISYHGSGEGGESDDSEGENQELAQIDRERRRNCALTPLATSQQHNQGPLSPARLRRLRLLLDANLDRHSSEEELERISCGDNRKWVSAFHGRHGDHHSSASSDEEVRDLCGCGSPAGNRALEPGACLATSPSPVLFSSSPPRTLKPPSMRFQLQVVQPVTRPIILTHFDQAAPYRKYRHSYGGELGRPSLDLEKMQQKMLLKKNCGGKTRTIKIRWGLGGLERVVEQARAFWHRAEHSRRTRSVNLTSSSRPPPRYTYDPSIFAFRSLSTVPPCSPLNSSEDPPCS
- the si:dkey-16j16.4 gene encoding uncharacterized protein si:dkey-16j16.4 isoform X3, giving the protein MLKTLTKKLRRHSLNEIHPFQLKISYHGSGEGGESDDSEGENQELAQIDRERRRNCALTPLATSQQHNQGPLSPARLRRLRLLLDANLDRHSSEEELERISCGDNRKWVSAFHGRHGDHHSSASSDEEVRDLCGCGSPAGNRALEPGACLATSPSPVLFSSSPPRTLKPPSMRFQLQVVQPVTRPIILTHFDQAAPYRKYRHSYGGELGRPSLDLEKMQQKMLLKKNCGGKTRTIKIRNLTSSSRPPPRYTYDPSIFAFRSLSTVPPCSPLNSSEDPPCS